In Luteitalea sp. TBR-22, one genomic interval encodes:
- a CDS encoding zinc ribbon domain-containing protein: MPIFEYRCDHCGHRFEAIVLNGKQPELCPACEHPELRKQISTFAAHAGGSAVAAAPGACGSCGDPRGPGSCRMH, translated from the coding sequence GTGCCCATCTTCGAATACCGCTGCGACCACTGCGGCCACCGCTTCGAAGCCATCGTCCTGAACGGCAAGCAGCCCGAGCTGTGCCCGGCCTGTGAGCACCCCGAGCTCCGCAAGCAGATCTCGACCTTCGCAGCACATGCGGGCGGTTCGGCGGTCGCCGCCGCCCCGGGTGCCTGCGGCAGTTGCGGCGACCCGCGTGGTCCCGGCAGCTGCCGCATGCACTGA